aaaatttattcaacgtCTTAGATTTTTACATTCCTGTCTCTGTGATGGCACGTCGTCGATGATTTCAGTAGAATTGTTGATAGTGAAGAACAAATAGAATTCCCACTTTAATCTCTTGGGTGATTTAAGTtagtgaattaattttctcgcAATAACTGCGAGAGAATTTATCTGTTTACGCACAGTATCGATATGAACATCGTTTCAAACTACGTTTTTGATATGAACTTTAATAAAGTTGTTTACAGAACAAGATACAGACAAATGATAGAAAATGCGAAATCATGATGAAGTTAACGATATCTTGTTAACCCCTGACACGATTTCCAGGAGTCAAAGATCattttgaagattaaaaattcatcctcaagatgagaaaattttttttcaatttcactctGCCAATCTTCAATTATAGACGGTCAATGATGACACATTGTCGATAAGTTCatgcaattttcaataataacgAGCGAAAGAATTCTCATTTAGATTTCTCATGTCATTAATTGAACAGTGATTCACCATTCCTTGAAAATCAACATTCAGATAATGTCTTCTGGTTCTTCAGCCTGGAAAAGGAAACGGTTTTTTAATCCTGTCAGGAAAGTGAGACTTGAATTCCTCTTCTTTAACATTTAGTTCCATTTTCCTGAAgctaaaaaattctcaaatacGTTCTGAACACTTTCTTTTGGCTCCTGACCCCTTTGACCCCAACATCTCGACATCCGGTGAGCGGATCAATATTTACATAAACCCCGTGGTTCCATCCCCGGCTGTATGTCAATATTTCTCTTGacgataagaattatttctcGCTCGTCATACCTCAACCACTCCAATCTCTCGAGGTTTCcgccagaaaaatcacttttattgtttcaaaaactaaagaataaaaaactcTGGAGGTTGTAACTACTCCATAATGTACCCCAAATGGTGCCCCATAAATCACTGTATCTTCAGCAGTTTCCTCCGAGAAATCTAAAAATATGTtgagaacgaaaaaatgggaggacataaaaaaatcgtcctTGACTGTCTCCTTTAGCGATTTCGAGGCCTCTGATGCAGACAAATCGGTGAATCTCAGTAGTCTTTACTCACAATCTTACCGGCTCTCTAATGCAACTATTTTTAGGCATCGGCTCCTCCCCTTCCCACCATACCctcaaataaacaaaaaaaagtccTGAAAAAATGCCCTTTTTGTCTCTAAAATTAATATCAAAAACCGCGTAAagagaagaatttatttattttttttgaggaGATAGACGacttcttgaaaaaaatgagaaaatttttttttcggttttttattgttctttaCTATTTTACACtaatataattttctaataaCGAATTATTGTTTGTTGTAGGTATGTTATCGAATATACAAGCGGAATTTCACTTAGGTAACGACGAGTCAGGCCTCCTGCAGACAGCGTTTATCATCAGTTACATGATATTCGCCCCCTTGTTCGGATACTTGGGGGACAGAtacaatagaaaaatcatcatgAGTGCTGGTGTATTCCTGTGGTGTCTGACAACTCTAATTGGATCTTATATGAAGGTAAAAATGGTCGTAAATCGTTTTAGACCGCTAgcggaaattttattcaattgtccAGTGGACAATTGGTGGGGATGTTTATtttcgttggaaaaaaaattaagggagAGATCAATTGTGTTTGGAAATTTatgggaattaaaaaaacatttctgtAGAATTATAACGCAATAAATTTCAGTTTCTATATGTAGGAGATCGTGTGGCAAAATTGGACATCTgatcattttaaaaaagaaaagtaaataaaaaaaggaaaagttGGGTAGAAAAATATGTGAgaacttgaatttttcttttcgaggGGGACTGACTTGTGATTACTCGATTGTTACTATTGACAAATATGGAACATTGAAAAACACACTCGGGGGTTGATGAACAAATAATTACTATTTATTTCAGGCGGATAAATGACTCATTTTGTTCTTTTCAGACTTACGAATGGTTCCTGATTTTCCGCATGTGCGTGGGCATTGGTGAGGCGAGTTATTCGACGATTGCCCCGACGATAATTAGTGATTTATTCGTCAAAGACGCACGCTCGAAGATGCTGGCACTTTTTTACTTTGCAATTCCAGTTGGTAGTGGTCTAGGTTACATAACTGGTGGACAAGTGGCTGTTGCCACTGGTCAGTGGCAGTGGGGACTCAGGATAACCCCAGCCCTTGGTCTCATCGCCATCGCCCTCATCCTCTTCGGCGTCAGGGATCCAGTCAgaggggagagagagggaggttCGCACATTGCAAGCACCACATGGGGAAACGATATTCGTGCCCTCGTGAGAAAGTAAATAAtgttgttatatttttttggataaGTTTTAACGGTTTCGCGCAGATGGTCGAGACTGGCGAGTCTTAGTGTGTCATAAAGAAAATCTGGGTATTTTCtctggtgattttttaatagattattttttctttcagtccAAGTTTTATGCTTTCAACAGCTGGATTCACCTGTGTGGCATTTGTTGCTGGGGCTCTGGCCCTCTGGGCCCCAAAATTTCTTGAGCTGGGGCTCAAATTGCAGAAGGAAAAAACACTAGTTGTCGATGAGTGAGTGTGAAGCATTAAAGTACCTCTTCTCTTTCagtaaattcaaagattatcgaaaattatataaaaaagaggAAGTTTTCATCATTagacgtaaaaaaatcaaggcGTTGTTTGACACTTTGTAAAACATAATCCACCGTTTGGGGAACAAGGTCTATAAGTTGTTTATAAGAAGGAAAAGTTTTAAACAATATCAATACATTCAGAAATTCGATTTGCAGTTTATTGGAAAAGTTGGCAACTGAACATATgcaattttgatattttccagTGTTTCTTTCGTGTTCGGGGGCATCGCCATGCTGGCTGGTCTTATTGGGGTCCCCCTGGGTTCCTTCATGGCCCAGAGGATGAGAATAAAATGGCATCAGGCTGATCCTCTAATTTGTGGCATTGGACTTCTCGTCAGTGCTCCCATGATTTTCTTCGCTATTATTACTTCCAGTGGAAATTCCATTGTATGTTTTATGCTGATTTTCTTGGGGCAATTAGCCTTGAACCTCAACTGGTCTATCGTTGCTGATATGCTGCTGGTAATTATTGAGtgaataattatgattttttgtaTGATTCATCAAGTTTTTACTGGGGGAATagaagaagaaattttttattcgttcatCTGTTCacttttattgatattttgtacATCATTGACTTTTTTCCTTAGTATGTTGTCATTCCCACGAGAAGATCTACGGCCGAGGCCTTCCAGATTCTGGTGGCGCATGCTCTGGGTGACGCTGGGAGCCCTTATCTCATTGGAGtggtatgaaatatttttccttgaaGATGCGAATTTTTCCCTGCAGTTAATTTAACTCTTGAGAAATTCTTAAAACGGTTTAAGCTTTTTTTGAAAACTTACGGAATTAAATTGACACAATTATTAAATCAACAATAATGATAGTAAAtcaaattgttattattaaattattagaaaatttaattggcaTTGATAAgcaataattgaatattttagatGTCAGAAGGACTAAGGCCTTATCTCCTCGCTCCCGGTGAGCCAACTAATGATTACGTAGATTTCAAATGCCTTCAGTATTCCCTATTCCTGACAATATTCGTCGAGGTACTTGGGGCCCTCTTCTTCTTCCTCACAGCTCTTCATATTCAGAAGGATAAGGCATTGGTGGACCTCACAATCGCCGGTGAGTAGAAAAACATCTCAAGTCTCTAAAAATTCTGCACTGAagtggaaaaatcgagttttaaGGGAAAACTTCCGTCTGAAACCTTTGATTACCTTGAAAATTACtcgttctacaaaaaaatgtcataagacatactttattggaaattaaattctctagAGAATGGGTCTGATGACATTTTACGTTAGAACTACTGGTTCTCTAGATATTTCACCAGATGTGAAGactttaattatttggaattgaaaactttcattttttgtggattatCTAATTAGTTCATTAACGGGGTCTTTAgtaagaaataattattaacattttttattgaaagcaGTAGTTACCGAGATCATTTGGCTTTTTAGTTGATGGAAATATGAAGAATCCACTTCTCTGTTGAATTGTGACTAATCCCCTCGTATTTAATTAGTGTATCTAATACCGTTGTGTAAATCACGCAGTAAATCAGCTTTTTacgttgcaaaatttacaGACAGTGAATGAAACAGTTTTGTAAcacttttcaaaattcatttttgagAGATATTCggatatttcaaaatttggaaaaaaattctcgtgatATTTA
The window above is part of the Diachasmimorpha longicaudata isolate KC_UGA_2023 chromosome 9, iyDiaLong2, whole genome shotgun sequence genome. Proteins encoded here:
- the Spin gene encoding protein spinster isoform X2, translated to MENNGIPSNVSRQHLVVNDEPVDNVSGDGKPVETMENRRISRQEWVTVAVLCFVNLINYMDRTTIAGMLSNIQAEFHLGNDESGLLQTAFIISYMIFAPLFGYLGDRYNRKIIMSAGVFLWCLTTLIGSYMKTYEWFLIFRMCVGIGEASYSTIAPTIISDLFVKDARSKMLALFYFAIPVGSGLGYITGGQVAVATGQWQWGLRITPALGLIAIALILFGVRDPVRGEREGGSHIASTTWGNDIRALVRNPSFMLSTAGFTCVAFVAGALALWAPKFLELGLKLQKEKTLVVDDVSFVFGGIAMLAGLIGVPLGSFMAQRMRIKWHQADPLICGIGLLVSAPMIFFAIITSSGNSIVCFMLIFLGQLALNLNWSIVADMLLYVVIPTRRSTAEAFQILVAHALGDAGSPYLIGVMSEGLRPYLLAPGEPTNDYVDFKCLQYSLFLTIFVEVLGALFFFLTALHIQKDKALVDLTIAVHELLPSLELVPLKLEG
- the Spin gene encoding protein spinster isoform X1, whose translation is MENNGIPSNVSRQHLVVNDEPVDNVSGDGKPVETMENRRISRQEWVTVAVLCFVNLINYMDRTTIAGMLSNIQAEFHLGNDESGLLQTAFIISYMIFAPLFGYLGDRYNRKIIMSAGVFLWCLTTLIGSYMKTYEWFLIFRMCVGIGEASYSTIAPTIISDLFVKDARSKMLALFYFAIPVGSGLGYITGGQVAVATGQWQWGLRITPALGLIAIALILFGVRDPVRGEREGGSHIASTTWGNDIRALVRNPSFMLSTAGFTCVAFVAGALALWAPKFLELGLKLQKEKTLVVDDVSFVFGGIAMLAGLIGVPLGSFMAQRMRIKWHQADPLICGIGLLVSAPMIFFAIITSSGNSIVCFMLIFLGQLALNLNWSIVADMLLYVVIPTRRSTAEAFQILVAHALGDAGSPYLIGVMSEGLRPYLLAPGEPTNDYVDFKCLQYSLFLTIFVEVLGALFFFLTALHIQKDKALVDLTIADTTAVGTSLIRPEDANR